In a single window of the Natronosalvus caseinilyticus genome:
- a CDS encoding YbhB/YbcL family Raf kinase inhibitor-like protein: MDQRGDLRLTSPAFDDGERIPDEYGRSERDVNPPLEIERVPDEADSLALVVDDPDAVEPAGRIWVHWLMWNVPPETTTIPEDWDAAGAVEGENDFGGVGYGGPSPPDAEHTYRFKAYALDAVFDLEAGASADELGRAMNGHVIAQTQLTGTYPP; encoded by the coding sequence GTGGACCAGCGGGGTGACCTCAGACTCACCAGCCCCGCCTTCGACGACGGCGAGCGCATTCCCGACGAGTACGGACGTAGCGAACGGGACGTCAACCCGCCGCTCGAGATCGAGAGGGTACCGGACGAAGCCGACTCGCTTGCCCTGGTGGTCGACGATCCAGACGCCGTCGAACCGGCCGGGCGGATCTGGGTCCACTGGCTGATGTGGAACGTGCCGCCGGAGACGACCACGATCCCGGAGGACTGGGATGCCGCTGGTGCCGTCGAGGGCGAGAACGACTTCGGCGGCGTCGGCTACGGCGGCCCGTCGCCACCGGACGCCGAGCACACCTATCGATTCAAGGCGTACGCCCTCGACGCGGTGTTCGACCTCGAGGCGGGCGCCTCGGCCGACGAACTCGGAAGGGCGATGAACGGGCACGTGATCGCACAGACGCAGTTGACCGGGACGTATCCGCCGTAG
- a CDS encoding winged helix-turn-helix transcriptional regulator codes for MNSARCGCGCNEPEITYYEPLIGTLELLANKYALETIGVIGSHGPMRFATLEAHLPEASSSTLSNRLHELVDGELSTRTQYDEVPQRVEYELTGRGHELQAALEPMLEWASSHEIPAQPHES; via the coding sequence ATGAACTCTGCTAGATGCGGTTGTGGGTGTAACGAGCCGGAAATCACCTACTACGAGCCGCTCATCGGTACGCTCGAGCTCCTTGCGAACAAGTACGCTCTCGAAACGATCGGTGTCATCGGTTCACACGGTCCGATGCGTTTTGCGACGCTCGAAGCGCACCTCCCAGAAGCGAGCAGTTCAACGCTCTCAAACAGGCTGCACGAACTCGTCGACGGCGAGTTGTCGACGAGGACGCAGTACGACGAGGTGCCCCAACGCGTGGAGTACGAGCTAACCGGACGCGGTCACGAACTTCAGGCTGCGTTGGAACCAATGCTCGAGTGGGCGTCGTCTCACGAGATTCCAGCACAGCCCCACGAGAGTTAA
- the nirK gene encoding copper-containing nitrite reductase codes for MTQLNSKRRRFLQGLGVAGAVAVAGCVGNADEGNGNGNGNGNGEEPAADTEESLASAKPVDVDRVAADPTDIPAPVDWTEPRHHEISMTTTEVTAEIEPGVTFDYMTFDDQIPGPMIRVRRGDTIHLTLTNSEENSMPHNIDLHAVYGPGGGAEDTTISPGESAEIEFKAMYPGVHVYHCAVPNMDYHISAGMYGAILVEPEDGLPAVDRELYFGQNELYTKGAPGEEGHHAFSFDKMKAEEPTYVTLNGEAYAFTGNGYGPVTVQKGERVRVFFANGGPNLTSALHPIGNVFDAYYREGDLVSEPGRFVETAPVVPGSVAAGEMETPVPGPIKLVDHALTRAARRGMLGVIEVEGEPEPEIFNPEP; via the coding sequence ATGACCCAACTGAATTCGAAACGACGGCGGTTCTTGCAGGGACTCGGTGTGGCTGGTGCAGTAGCGGTCGCTGGCTGTGTCGGGAACGCTGACGAGGGGAACGGAAACGGCAACGGAAATGGCAACGGCGAAGAACCAGCGGCCGACACGGAAGAGTCGCTCGCGAGTGCGAAACCGGTCGACGTCGACCGCGTCGCGGCCGATCCGACGGACATTCCAGCGCCGGTCGACTGGACCGAGCCGCGCCACCACGAAATCTCGATGACGACGACGGAGGTCACCGCGGAGATCGAACCGGGCGTCACCTTCGACTACATGACGTTCGACGACCAGATCCCGGGACCGATGATCCGCGTACGTCGGGGCGACACGATCCACCTCACGCTCACGAACAGCGAGGAGAACTCGATGCCACACAACATCGACCTTCACGCAGTCTACGGCCCCGGCGGGGGCGCCGAGGACACGACGATCAGTCCGGGCGAGAGCGCGGAGATCGAGTTCAAAGCGATGTACCCCGGCGTGCACGTCTACCACTGTGCGGTCCCGAACATGGACTACCACATCAGCGCCGGGATGTACGGCGCAATCCTCGTCGAGCCCGAGGACGGCCTCCCGGCGGTCGACCGCGAACTGTACTTCGGCCAGAACGAGCTGTACACGAAGGGCGCGCCCGGCGAGGAGGGCCATCACGCGTTCAGCTTCGACAAGATGAAAGCCGAGGAGCCAACCTACGTCACCCTCAACGGCGAGGCCTACGCGTTCACCGGGAACGGCTACGGCCCCGTGACCGTCCAGAAGGGCGAACGGGTTCGCGTCTTCTTCGCCAACGGCGGGCCGAACCTGACGAGTGCCCTCCACCCCATCGGGAACGTCTTCGACGCGTACTACCGCGAAGGCGACCTGGTCTCCGAGCCGGGCCGCTTCGTCGAAACCGCGCCAGTCGTCCCCGGATCCGTCGCGGCCGGCGAAATGGAGACTCCGGTTCCCGGACCGATCAAACTCGTCGACCACGCGCTCACTCGAGCCGCCCGGCGGGGGATGCTGGGCGTCATCGAGGTCGAGGGCGAACCTGAACCCGAGATATTCAATCCGGAACCGTAG
- a CDS encoding sodium:calcium antiporter, with protein sequence MVFPGVLAGGSLADVAVVLVATGVIWIGSGWLEGSADTLSAYYELPAVVQGSIVVAVGSSFPELASVVFTALAGTFDMGVGAVVGSAIFNILVIPALAGIFSHGTMETNRAIVYKEAQFYMIAVSGLIITFALAVIYNPVPNGSGLGGEITRPLAMLPIGLYGLYLFIQWQDVSDYEATEAKPSIDLAREWAKLAGGLLLILVAVHQLVGSVESLGATFGIPEFLAGVTIIAGATSLPDMLVSIRSARGGNEETSLGNVLGSNTFDLLVAIPIGVLIVGTVAVDFAVAIPMFGVLTLATVVLFAVMRTDLSLTTREAYLLLVSYLVFVGWVIAETIGVTSLIRGV encoded by the coding sequence ATGGTCTTCCCAGGAGTCCTCGCGGGCGGGTCGCTGGCCGACGTCGCCGTCGTCCTCGTGGCCACGGGCGTGATATGGATCGGGAGCGGCTGGCTCGAGGGGTCGGCCGATACGCTCTCGGCGTACTACGAACTCCCGGCCGTCGTCCAGGGATCGATCGTAGTCGCCGTCGGCTCGAGTTTTCCGGAACTCGCGAGCGTCGTGTTCACGGCGCTGGCCGGGACGTTCGACATGGGTGTCGGGGCAGTCGTCGGCTCCGCGATCTTCAACATCCTGGTGATCCCCGCGCTCGCCGGCATCTTTTCGCACGGAACCATGGAGACGAATCGGGCCATCGTCTACAAGGAAGCCCAGTTCTACATGATCGCCGTCTCGGGGCTGATCATCACGTTCGCGCTAGCCGTGATCTACAACCCCGTCCCCAACGGCTCGGGGCTCGGCGGCGAAATTACCCGCCCGCTCGCGATGCTCCCGATCGGGCTGTACGGCCTGTACCTCTTCATCCAGTGGCAGGACGTCAGCGATTACGAGGCCACGGAGGCGAAGCCGTCGATCGACCTCGCTCGAGAGTGGGCGAAACTCGCCGGCGGATTGCTCCTGATCCTCGTGGCGGTCCATCAGCTGGTGGGTAGCGTCGAATCGCTGGGCGCGACGTTCGGCATCCCGGAGTTCCTCGCTGGCGTCACGATTATCGCGGGTGCGACGAGCCTGCCTGACATGCTGGTGAGCATTCGGTCGGCTCGAGGCGGCAACGAGGAGACGAGCCTCGGTAACGTCCTCGGTTCGAACACGTTCGACCTGCTCGTGGCGATTCCCATCGGCGTGTTGATCGTCGGGACAGTCGCGGTGGACTTCGCGGTCGCCATCCCGATGTTCGGCGTGCTCACCCTCGCCACGGTGGTCCTCTTTGCGGTCATGCGAACCGACCTCTCGTTGACCACCCGAGAGGCGTACCTGTTGCTCGTGAGCTATCTGGTGTTCGTCGGCTGGGTGATCGCGGAAACGATCGGCGTGACCAGTTTGATCAGGGGTGTCTGA
- a CDS encoding DUF2267 domain-containing protein — protein MNFDEFTGEVQHRLELPGTGETVRATRATLMTLGQRIPEGAAEDFAASLPMEIQWYMTGAVHEHGQRFDWKEFVSRVSDIERADPPEAAYHARVIVDFVRTQVPASDFQQLRDQLPESEDEENWRKLFEVVDGGGWGEAEEAQTGGGPQSTDDGDGDGDGSE, from the coding sequence ATGAATTTCGACGAGTTCACCGGCGAGGTCCAGCACCGCCTCGAGCTTCCCGGCACCGGCGAGACCGTCCGCGCGACCCGGGCGACGCTTATGACGTTAGGACAGCGCATACCCGAAGGGGCAGCCGAGGACTTCGCGGCATCGCTCCCGATGGAGATCCAGTGGTACATGACCGGCGCCGTCCACGAGCATGGCCAGCGATTCGACTGGAAGGAGTTCGTCTCACGGGTGAGTGACATCGAGCGCGCCGACCCGCCTGAAGCAGCCTACCACGCTCGAGTCATCGTCGACTTCGTTCGGACGCAGGTTCCTGCTTCTGACTTCCAGCAACTCCGCGACCAGCTGCCCGAGAGCGAAGACGAAGAGAATTGGCGGAAGCTCTTCGAGGTCGTCGACGGCGGCGGCTGGGGCGAGGCCGAGGAGGCTCAGACCGGCGGCGGTCCACAGTCGACGGACGACGGTGACGGGGACGGGGACGGCTCCGAGTGA
- a CDS encoding DUF2249 domain-containing protein, with amino-acid sequence MSTHGQGHDHNYNHESVVERTAAPEDRPRTVLDVRSLGPPAPLANTLERLVELPEETVLIQRNDRAPQFLYPKLEDRGYVYETLEMDAEVVTVIWRA; translated from the coding sequence ATGTCTACTCACGGCCAGGGCCACGACCACAATTACAACCACGAGTCCGTCGTCGAACGGACGGCAGCGCCCGAGGACCGACCGCGAACCGTGCTCGACGTTCGATCGCTAGGGCCGCCGGCCCCGCTCGCGAACACGCTCGAGCGGCTGGTGGAGCTGCCCGAGGAGACGGTGCTGATCCAGCGAAACGACCGCGCCCCGCAGTTCCTGTATCCGAAACTCGAGGATCGAGGCTACGTGTACGAGACGCTCGAGATGGACGCCGAAGTCGTGACCGTCATCTGGCGAGCGTGA
- a CDS encoding helix-turn-helix domain-containing protein encodes MAHATLTVTLPEKVWVQEVSSAHPEATFYVDAAVPGAESGFALVRITGPDVPAVLEDMEDHPQLTEISLIQWSENEATVHFETTAPLLLFSSRDSGMPIELPVEIRQGKATLEVAGSRDRLSQLADQFSRFGLEYRIDSVQERLHDTQLLSERQHELVVAAVEHGYYDTPRRCSLTDLADRLDIAKSTCSETLHRAEEAIIKQFVDNLVDVERHPPLEEELVS; translated from the coding sequence ATGGCTCACGCGACGCTCACCGTCACGCTCCCGGAGAAGGTGTGGGTGCAGGAGGTCTCGAGCGCCCACCCGGAGGCGACCTTCTACGTCGACGCCGCGGTTCCGGGCGCCGAATCGGGGTTCGCCCTGGTTCGAATCACCGGCCCCGACGTCCCGGCCGTCCTCGAGGACATGGAAGACCACCCGCAGCTCACCGAAATTTCGCTGATTCAGTGGAGCGAGAACGAGGCGACGGTCCACTTCGAGACCACGGCTCCGCTGTTGCTCTTCTCCTCGCGCGATTCCGGCATGCCAATCGAACTCCCAGTCGAGATTCGCCAGGGGAAAGCGACGCTCGAGGTCGCCGGCTCTCGGGACCGACTCTCCCAGTTGGCCGACCAGTTCTCCCGGTTCGGGCTCGAGTACCGCATCGACAGCGTCCAGGAACGGCTCCACGACACGCAGTTACTGTCCGAGCGACAGCACGAACTCGTCGTCGCCGCCGTCGAGCACGGGTACTACGATACCCCGCGCCGGTGTTCGCTGACCGACCTCGCCGACCGTCTCGACATCGCGAAGTCGACCTGCAGCGAGACGCTCCACCGCGCTGAAGAGGCGATCATCAAGCAGTTCGTCGACAATCTGGTCGACGTGGAGCGACACCCGCCGCTCGAGGAAGAGCTGGTGTCCTGA
- a CDS encoding cupin domain-containing protein — MPQPTTDSAAPTERAVLKDLEGSPHARVFEGEPQTIRLTLSAGDSIASHQHPDRQIVFYLLEGRLTVTLGEDDHDLEAGDIVRFDGDQYVSPAAIEDSVALLVLAPRAD; from the coding sequence ATGCCACAACCGACCACCGATTCCGCTGCACCCACCGAACGCGCTGTCCTCAAGGACCTCGAGGGCTCACCCCACGCCCGCGTCTTCGAGGGCGAACCACAGACGATCAGGCTCACGCTCTCCGCCGGCGATTCCATCGCCTCTCACCAGCACCCCGACCGACAGATCGTCTTCTACCTGCTCGAGGGACGCCTGACCGTCACGCTCGGCGAGGACGACCACGACCTCGAGGCCGGCGATATCGTTCGCTTCGACGGCGACCAGTACGTCTCTCCGGCGGCCATCGAGGACAGCGTGGCGTTGCTGGTGCTGGCGCCTCGAGCCGATTAG
- a CDS encoding DUF3054 domain-containing protein, whose translation MTMNAISQRIRLASLDSSTAVVAAVVALGDGIAILAFFGIGLFSHAVEPWVYPIHTLRTAVPFLVGWLFVSMLVGTLRFDTLSSPTRTLRYVTLGWIGASFVGAAIRATEYFPGGAPLEFVLVNVVFGLAFVLPWRLCVSLLGRRTLRRPV comes from the coding sequence ATGACCATGAACGCGATATCCCAACGCATCCGACTCGCCAGCCTCGACTCGAGTACCGCCGTCGTCGCCGCCGTCGTCGCTCTCGGCGACGGAATCGCCATCCTCGCCTTCTTCGGCATCGGCTTGTTCTCGCACGCGGTCGAGCCGTGGGTGTACCCGATCCACACCCTTCGAACCGCCGTGCCGTTTCTGGTCGGCTGGCTGTTCGTGAGTATGCTCGTCGGGACGCTCCGGTTCGACACGCTTTCCAGCCCCACCAGGACCCTTCGATACGTCACGCTCGGCTGGATCGGCGCTTCGTTCGTCGGCGCCGCGATTCGGGCGACGGAATACTTCCCCGGGGGTGCCCCGCTCGAGTTCGTCCTCGTCAACGTCGTCTTCGGGCTGGCCTTCGTCCTGCCGTGGCGACTCTGCGTTTCGCTGCTCGGTCGTCGGACGCTTCGACGTCCCGTTTAA
- a CDS encoding DUF2249 domain-containing protein, protein MTTLDVRSIPPVDRHPTIHDAFDELEAGETLTIINDHEPKPLFYEFQAEVDEFDVDGYAVEQAEAGKFVAEFPKRAE, encoded by the coding sequence ATGACGACACTCGACGTCAGATCGATCCCGCCGGTCGACCGCCACCCGACGATTCACGACGCCTTTGACGAACTCGAGGCAGGCGAAACGCTGACGATCATCAACGATCACGAACCGAAGCCGCTGTTCTACGAGTTCCAGGCGGAAGTCGACGAGTTCGACGTCGACGGATACGCCGTCGAACAGGCCGAGGCGGGGAAATTCGTTGCGGAGTTCCCGAAACGAGCCGAGTAA
- a CDS encoding dihydrofolate reductase family protein — MTTGTITLYIAISVDGFIADDDGDVEWLEEFESTRERESEGEGESGYDAFFAEIDALVMGANTYEQVRSFGAWPYEDRPTYVLTHDDTEPVVDSVETVEFVDEPVADLALRLRDQYASIWLVGGAQVARAFLETRQLDQLQLTIAPILLGGGIRLFGTNGPRNRLTLEKTTSLESGLVELRYAIQE; from the coding sequence GTGACCACCGGGACGATCACCCTCTACATCGCGATCAGCGTCGACGGATTCATCGCCGACGACGACGGCGACGTCGAGTGGCTCGAAGAGTTTGAATCGACGAGGGAGCGCGAAAGCGAAGGCGAAGGTGAAAGCGGATACGACGCGTTCTTCGCAGAGATCGACGCCCTCGTGATGGGCGCAAATACGTACGAACAGGTGCGGTCCTTCGGCGCGTGGCCCTACGAGGACAGGCCGACGTACGTGTTAACTCACGACGATACCGAACCGGTCGTGGACTCCGTCGAGACCGTCGAGTTCGTCGACGAACCGGTTGCGGATCTCGCTCTCCGACTCCGGGATCAGTACGCCAGTATCTGGCTCGTGGGTGGCGCTCAGGTCGCCCGGGCGTTTCTCGAGACGAGGCAGCTGGACCAACTCCAGTTGACCATCGCTCCCATCCTGCTCGGCGGCGGGATTCGCCTGTTCGGGACGAACGGGCCGAGAAACCGGCTGACGCTGGAAAAGACGACGTCGCTCGAGAGCGGGCTCGTCGAGCTTCGGTACGCAATCCAGGAGTAG
- a CDS encoding heme o synthase — MTTLFTTRRFVLLLATTTLATYALLATGAALATTDAGSACGTWPLCTDGIASLTDPTLIAVLGHRLLAGIVGLVLALTMVGAWKAEASRRTRIAISGGVALFVIQVAVGGLVVVTGEPVARRAHLAIAAVLFTALLAALGWTLEGESTTERTTVDTAEPAPSSEPASESPSSAPASEPPSNPTRANAERSTHARLRSKGRTYLELTKPRLMWLLCLLALAGMALATTTGQWPDGVTVVATLAGGVLATGASGAFNHAYERDRDQQMSRTADRPVATDQVSAARATLFAFALAVLSMVVLVTLVSRLVAALTLAAIVYYSVLYTVVLKPNTTWNIAIGGGSGALPALIGWAAVTGSIGLPAIVLALIVVVWTPAHFYNLAIVYRDDYARAGYPMFPVVSGISAARRRILLTLGGTLVMTTVLGLVTPLGWLFTLSTITAGGMFLVAAVVQCRRRTDRATLRTFHASNAYLGVVLLAIVAEALVVGVRP; from the coding sequence ATGACGACCCTGTTTACGACACGTCGATTCGTTCTCCTTCTCGCGACAACGACGCTCGCGACCTACGCGCTGCTCGCGACGGGGGCGGCGCTCGCGACGACCGACGCCGGGAGCGCCTGCGGGACGTGGCCGCTCTGTACCGACGGAATCGCCTCACTGACCGACCCGACGCTGATCGCCGTTCTCGGCCATCGACTGCTCGCCGGGATCGTCGGTCTGGTACTCGCCCTGACGATGGTCGGCGCCTGGAAGGCGGAGGCGAGTCGACGGACGCGTATCGCCATCAGCGGCGGCGTGGCCCTCTTCGTGATCCAGGTCGCCGTCGGTGGACTCGTCGTTGTTACTGGAGAACCCGTCGCGAGACGAGCCCACCTCGCGATCGCTGCCGTGCTCTTCACCGCGCTGCTCGCCGCCCTCGGCTGGACGCTCGAGGGCGAGTCGACCACCGAACGGACCACAGTCGACACCGCCGAGCCTGCACCGTCGTCCGAACCTGCAAGCGAATCGCCGTCGTCCGCACCCGCGAGTGAGCCGCCGTCGAACCCGACTCGAGCCAACGCGGAACGGTCGACGCACGCCCGACTCCGTTCGAAGGGGCGAACCTACCTCGAGTTGACGAAACCGCGGTTGATGTGGCTGCTGTGTCTGCTCGCGCTCGCGGGGATGGCGCTCGCGACGACCACCGGTCAGTGGCCCGACGGCGTGACCGTCGTGGCGACGCTCGCCGGCGGGGTGCTGGCGACGGGAGCGAGCGGGGCGTTCAACCACGCCTACGAGCGCGACCGTGATCAGCAGATGTCGCGAACGGCGGACCGGCCCGTGGCGACCGATCAGGTGTCGGCCGCTCGTGCGACCCTCTTTGCGTTCGCGCTGGCCGTCCTTTCGATGGTCGTGCTCGTGACGCTGGTCAGCCGTCTCGTCGCGGCGCTGACGCTGGCGGCCATCGTCTACTACAGCGTACTCTACACCGTCGTCCTCAAACCGAATACGACCTGGAACATCGCGATCGGCGGCGGGTCGGGCGCGCTTCCGGCCCTCATCGGCTGGGCTGCCGTCACGGGTTCGATCGGGCTGCCGGCGATCGTGCTCGCGCTGATCGTCGTCGTCTGGACGCCGGCGCACTTCTACAACCTCGCGATCGTCTACCGGGACGACTACGCGCGGGCCGGCTACCCGATGTTTCCGGTCGTCTCGGGCATCTCGGCCGCCCGGCGCCGGATCCTCCTGACCCTCGGCGGAACGCTGGTGATGACGACCGTGCTCGGCCTCGTGACCCCGCTCGGTTGGCTCTTCACCCTCTCGACGATTACCGCGGGTGGAATGTTTCTCGTCGCGGCAGTCGTGCAGTGTCGCCGCCGAACCGACCGCGCGACGCTCCGGACGTTCCACGCCTCGAACGCCTACCTCGGCGTCGTCTTGCTCGCCATCGTCGCCGAAGCGCTCGTCGTCGGAGTCCGACCATGA